Proteins from a single region of Corynebacterium casei LMG S-19264:
- a CDS encoding ABC transporter substrate-binding protein, whose protein sequence is MKTRTLIPFIAVALGITACSAPEEDEATPVAETVSITDHTGNEVEIPTDIERVAVDEIPIASTYLAYHDGAAPYMVGMSQSVVTALEDTVVADMAPELLDVETGYYADGELNVESLLDLDPDVVFYNANNTEHGEQFAAAGIPAVGFSTQGDPAVVYTEWLNLLEEVFQEPGRMDDKIDYGAELVADAQSRTATVADADRHNAMIIFNYSDGTMRVAGEPPFFGYYWLQTANAENAAVGADQPLTPVTAEQVFEWDPDFVFVGGAGQANLTVDEVIDGTAEGLDLSGLRAAQENNVYSNELGLWSWFTPNPDAPVIANWIGATIYPKQFEDVDLTQVVQDYYQEMYGYELSEQKAEEILRGSDS, encoded by the coding sequence ATGAAAACCCGCACTCTCATTCCATTCATCGCCGTAGCGCTTGGCATCACTGCGTGTAGTGCCCCGGAAGAAGACGAAGCCACACCCGTGGCAGAAACTGTCTCCATCACAGACCACACGGGCAACGAGGTCGAAATCCCTACCGATATCGAACGCGTAGCCGTCGATGAAATCCCTATCGCTTCAACCTATTTGGCATACCACGATGGGGCAGCTCCATACATGGTTGGAATGTCTCAATCTGTAGTCACGGCGTTGGAAGATACCGTTGTCGCCGACATGGCGCCCGAGCTCCTCGACGTGGAAACTGGCTACTACGCTGATGGCGAGCTCAATGTCGAGTCCTTGCTGGATCTTGATCCAGATGTCGTCTTCTACAACGCGAACAATACCGAGCACGGTGAACAATTTGCGGCAGCTGGCATCCCCGCCGTCGGTTTTTCTACACAGGGCGATCCAGCCGTTGTCTACACGGAGTGGCTTAATCTTTTGGAGGAAGTATTCCAGGAGCCAGGCAGGATGGACGACAAGATTGACTACGGGGCCGAGCTTGTCGCTGACGCCCAGTCACGCACCGCAACAGTAGCAGACGCGGATCGTCACAACGCGATGATTATCTTCAACTATTCTGACGGAACGATGCGCGTTGCTGGTGAGCCGCCATTCTTCGGCTACTACTGGTTGCAAACTGCCAACGCGGAAAACGCCGCCGTCGGTGCGGATCAGCCACTAACTCCAGTCACGGCCGAGCAAGTCTTCGAGTGGGACCCGGACTTCGTCTTCGTTGGAGGTGCCGGCCAAGCCAACCTCACGGTCGATGAAGTCATTGATGGCACCGCCGAAGGTCTCGACCTCAGTGGTCTCCGCGCGGCGCAAGAGAACAATGTTTACTCCAATGAACTTGGTTTGTGGAGCTGGTTCACGCCTAACCCGGATGCACCTGTAATCGCCAACTGGATCGGCGCAACTATCTACCCTAAACAGTTTGAAGATGTCGACCTCACGCAGGTGGTGCAGGACTACTACCAGGAAATGTACGGCTATGAGCTCAGTGAGCAAAAAGCCGAGGAGATTCTTCGCGGATCTGATTCATAG
- a CDS encoding FecCD family ABC transporter permease codes for MNNFAVKDGRLRRSTLVALALGVVAVMLLSLMLGRYTLSWSDIYNSFWYRIYGMSFGEPIDSIVFNLRLPRILLAALAGAALACSGAAFQSLFGNPLATPDTLGVTAGASVGAVLGILWNLPLIGMQLMSLVAGIGTIFLTIMIAKSKKGVGIVMLILSGVIVGALANAVISILKYVADPNEKLPQITYWLMGSLAGANLRSLAIGTPFILLGIITILVLRWRLNILALGDDEARAAGMNVRLVRGMVIVAATLTTASVVSMCGQVGWVGLLIPHCARMICGNNNRFVVPISLLLGAMFLVLIDTLARSVSEAEIPISVLTALVGAPFFIYLLRKTGGGWS; via the coding sequence ATGAACAATTTTGCGGTGAAAGACGGCCGACTGCGGCGTTCAACATTAGTGGCACTGGCGTTAGGTGTGGTTGCAGTGATGCTGCTTAGCCTGATGCTTGGACGCTATACGTTGAGTTGGTCAGATATCTACAACTCGTTTTGGTATCGCATCTACGGAATGAGTTTCGGAGAACCGATCGATTCAATCGTGTTCAATCTACGGCTACCAAGAATTCTGCTAGCTGCACTCGCGGGCGCCGCGCTCGCGTGTTCTGGGGCAGCCTTTCAGAGTCTCTTCGGTAACCCTCTGGCCACCCCAGACACCCTTGGTGTCACCGCCGGGGCGTCCGTAGGGGCCGTCCTAGGAATCTTGTGGAACCTGCCATTGATCGGCATGCAACTGATGTCGCTCGTGGCGGGAATTGGGACCATCTTTCTCACCATCATGATTGCAAAGAGCAAGAAGGGCGTCGGCATCGTCATGCTCATCTTGTCCGGTGTGATTGTCGGAGCATTGGCCAACGCCGTCATTTCTATCCTCAAGTATGTCGCTGACCCTAATGAGAAACTCCCACAAATCACGTATTGGCTGATGGGAAGCTTGGCGGGTGCAAACCTTCGCAGCCTCGCAATAGGCACACCGTTTATCCTGCTCGGCATAATCACAATCCTGGTGCTGCGCTGGCGGCTGAACATCTTGGCTTTGGGTGATGATGAAGCTCGAGCGGCCGGCATGAACGTCAGGCTCGTCCGCGGAATGGTGATTGTAGCTGCTACATTAACCACCGCGTCTGTCGTTTCAATGTGCGGCCAAGTCGGCTGGGTAGGTTTGCTCATCCCCCATTGCGCGCGAATGATATGCGGTAACAATAACCGATTTGTCGTCCCCATCAGTCTCCTATTGGGTGCCATGTTCCTCGTTCTCATTGACACACTGGCCCGCTCCGTTTCGGAGGCAGAAATCCCCATTTCTGTGCTGACTGCCCTGGTTGGTGCACCGTTCTTCATCTATCTGCTGCGCAAAACCGGTGGTGGTTGGTCATGA
- a CDS encoding ABC transporter ATP-binding protein: protein MIEIIDGSFYYTRSRPILQDINVSMSDGELLAILGPNGIGKTTLLRCMLGLLPWSSGKTLIDGRDISTLRSQELWSQIAYVPQARNAGALSLTGLDMVTIGRSARLGLMSQPGPKDREIAEAVMAEIGISHLADKLCGQMSGGQFQMVLIARALAGDPKIMVLDEPETGLDFRNQLIVLNLLESLAKARGLLVIMNTHYPAHALRISTSALLLRPSKPPHFGSTKDVITAANLQSTFGVEIAISEIDIDARTYPAIIPLKVE, encoded by the coding sequence ATGATTGAAATTATTGACGGTAGTTTCTATTACACCCGTTCACGTCCCATTTTACAGGACATCAATGTGTCTATGAGCGATGGTGAACTCCTTGCCATCCTTGGCCCAAATGGAATTGGTAAGACTACGCTGCTGCGCTGCATGCTTGGCCTGCTGCCGTGGTCCAGCGGCAAGACACTCATTGATGGCCGTGATATTTCCACCTTGCGCTCACAAGAGCTATGGAGCCAGATCGCTTATGTCCCTCAGGCTCGCAATGCTGGTGCCTTATCCCTAACGGGACTGGATATGGTCACAATCGGCCGTTCAGCGCGCCTTGGACTAATGTCTCAACCTGGCCCTAAAGATCGTGAAATTGCCGAGGCCGTCATGGCGGAAATCGGAATTTCTCATCTTGCGGACAAGCTGTGCGGCCAGATGAGCGGTGGGCAGTTCCAGATGGTTCTTATTGCCCGTGCGCTAGCTGGTGATCCAAAGATCATGGTTCTGGATGAGCCCGAAACCGGTTTGGACTTTCGCAACCAGCTTATAGTCCTTAATCTACTTGAGTCACTGGCTAAAGCTCGCGGGCTGCTAGTGATCATGAATACGCATTACCCCGCTCACGCTTTAAGAATCTCCACCTCCGCCCTTCTGCTACGTCCTTCTAAACCTCCGCACTTTGGTTCAACGAAGGATGTCATCACTGCTGCGAACCTGCAGTCCACCTTCGGCGTTGAGATAGCCATCTCGGAGATCGACATCGATGCTCGCACCTATCCCGCCATCATCCCGCTCAAGGTCGAATAG
- a CDS encoding GntT/GntP/DsdX family permease → MVYLLHVRETPHTQTIRHSLGSVSVAAIAAAGIIAPILSAVAVSPIAMGLAIASGALFALQVNSNFFWMFKSLLGLTTKGALKTMTMATTLSSVISLPFVMILAPVIPA, encoded by the coding sequence ATGGTTTATCTCCTTCATGTAAGGGAAACCCCTCACACACAAACCATTAGACACTCTCTTGGTTCGGTCTCTGTTGCTGCCATTGCCGCGGCCGGCATCATCGCACCAATTCTTAGTGCTGTTGCCGTCAGCCCAATCGCGATGGGTCTAGCCATCGCCTCTGGTGCACTATTTGCACTGCAGGTCAACAGTAACTTCTTCTGGATGTTCAAGTCCTTGCTTGGTCTGACTACCAAGGGAGCACTAAAGACGATGACAATGGCGACCACCTTGTCCTCGGTCATCTCGCTGCCGTTCGTAATGATTCTGGCGCCGGTTATCCCCGCCTAG
- a CDS encoding IS256 family transposase, with amino-acid sequence MDSVAKRDPEDSAKIKAIEQKLLANPEISKLIDELGTTATDANDLVRGLLQASVTRGLEAEMDAHLGYSKGDREAKAAGGGDNYRNGSYVKKVDSNYGPVDVTVPRDRQGTFLPTMVPKGSRRLTDVDDMIISLYAGGMTVRDIQHHMATVMRVDISHETISAVTDAVLDEVMIWQNRQLDEFYPVIFLDALRIKVRDGGRVVNKSAFLAIGVDMDGIKHILGIWLAKEEGASFWAHVCANLASRGVQDVFIVCCDGLKGLPEAVEATWPDSMVQTCVVHLIRAANRWVAYGDRKTVSAALKKVYTAPEEATARAALDEFADSELGQKYPQSVKVWTDAWERFVPFLQFPPMARKVIYTTNSIESMNNELRKATRNRVQFTNDDSAIKTLWLMICNIEDKRAAKRAKQGKKAAATSGRLIEGRKVTNWKQAINQMAVAYPERFTNYL; translated from the coding sequence ATGGATTCTGTGGCGAAACGAGATCCGGAAGATTCCGCGAAGATTAAAGCGATCGAGCAGAAACTGCTCGCGAACCCGGAGATATCCAAGCTCATTGACGAGCTGGGAACCACAGCAACGGACGCCAACGACCTAGTCCGGGGATTACTGCAAGCTTCGGTCACCCGTGGCTTGGAAGCCGAAATGGATGCCCACCTGGGTTATTCCAAAGGCGATCGTGAGGCCAAAGCGGCCGGTGGTGGCGATAATTATCGCAACGGCTCCTATGTCAAAAAGGTTGATTCGAACTACGGCCCGGTCGATGTCACCGTCCCACGTGATCGGCAGGGCACGTTCTTGCCCACGATGGTGCCGAAAGGCTCACGCAGGTTAACCGATGTCGATGACATGATCATCAGTTTGTATGCCGGTGGCATGACAGTGCGCGATATCCAGCATCATATGGCCACGGTCATGAGGGTTGATATCTCGCATGAAACGATTTCCGCAGTGACTGATGCGGTGCTAGATGAAGTCATGATCTGGCAAAACCGTCAGCTAGACGAGTTCTACCCCGTAATTTTCTTAGATGCCCTGCGTATCAAAGTTCGCGACGGTGGACGAGTAGTTAACAAGTCCGCCTTTTTGGCTATCGGCGTGGATATGGACGGGATCAAACACATCCTGGGTATCTGGTTGGCGAAAGAAGAAGGCGCCTCCTTCTGGGCTCATGTGTGCGCGAACCTGGCAAGCCGTGGAGTCCAGGACGTGTTTATTGTCTGCTGCGATGGTTTGAAAGGCCTGCCGGAAGCGGTGGAAGCAACGTGGCCGGATTCGATGGTGCAGACCTGTGTGGTGCATTTGATTCGTGCAGCAAACCGGTGGGTGGCCTATGGCGATCGTAAGACCGTATCTGCGGCGTTGAAGAAGGTGTATACCGCGCCTGAAGAGGCAACCGCACGTGCAGCGTTGGATGAATTCGCCGACTCAGAACTGGGCCAGAAATATCCCCAATCAGTCAAGGTCTGGACGGATGCGTGGGAGCGTTTCGTGCCGTTTCTGCAGTTCCCGCCGATGGCCAGAAAGGTCATCTATACGACAAACTCGATTGAGTCGATGAATAACGAGCTGCGTAAAGCTACCCGTAACCGCGTGCAATTTACCAATGATGATTCCGCGATTAAGACGCTGTGGTTGATGATCTGCAATATTGAGGATAAACGCGCGGCTAAACGCGCAAAACAGGGCAAGAAAGCTGCTGCTACCAGCGGAAGACTCATCGAAGGCAGAAAGGTCACCAACTGGAAACAAGCCATCAACCAAATGGCCGTGGCCTACCCCGAACGATTCACCAACTACCTATAA
- a CDS encoding GntP family permease has protein sequence MVAAHTLIAIVVVVLLIIRFKVDPVISLVLGSVYLGLATGVGLGGTIEAITIGFGEIMIEVGLLIGFGVLIGALMQSTGAFTRLVRVLVHKVGAHRLPYSMALLLSMIMPSIYVDVQVVLAAPVARSAAPALGKRGIPLMASAIGTGIFSGYVFVVPGLAAISITGLMGIPLGNWLLFGLVLGPLTAVLTTFVMKMMLRTTYWKPESDEDEPLATEFAEVAVGEGQAESESGSAGTVGSAGAGDNGGTGTGGATPDGGAESEQSNARELPLFVLFLPILVPLLLIGFGAFAGLFGFANPVIEFFGDANIALFIGLLGAYILSRATDGNETTGDAMQSGFSTTGEILLITGIGGSLGAVIGASGLDQVLEDLFTANENMPTIAIILLAWFVAAVLHLAIGSERVKYFVCGAFGVSDL, from the coding sequence TTGGTAGCCGCCCATACACTCATCGCGATCGTCGTGGTCGTATTGCTCATTATTCGTTTCAAGGTGGATCCAGTCATCAGTCTGGTGCTGGGTTCTGTCTACTTGGGTCTTGCCACAGGTGTTGGCCTTGGTGGAACCATTGAAGCCATCACTATCGGTTTCGGCGAAATCATGATTGAGGTCGGTCTGCTGATCGGCTTCGGCGTTCTTATCGGTGCATTGATGCAATCAACCGGTGCATTTACAAGACTTGTCAGAGTCTTAGTCCATAAAGTCGGTGCACATCGCCTGCCATATTCCATGGCCTTATTGCTGTCCATGATCATGCCCTCAATTTATGTTGACGTGCAGGTTGTTCTAGCTGCACCTGTTGCACGCTCCGCAGCACCGGCACTGGGCAAGCGTGGTATTCCGTTGATGGCTTCAGCTATTGGTACCGGTATTTTCTCCGGTTACGTGTTTGTTGTTCCTGGTCTTGCTGCCATCTCCATTACTGGTTTGATGGGCATTCCACTGGGTAACTGGTTGCTTTTCGGCCTTGTCCTAGGGCCACTGACTGCCGTGCTAACCACGTTCGTCATGAAGATGATGCTGCGTACCACCTACTGGAAACCGGAATCAGATGAGGATGAACCGCTAGCCACCGAGTTTGCAGAGGTTGCTGTTGGTGAAGGTCAGGCGGAATCTGAGTCTGGATCTGCGGGAACCGTGGGCTCGGCTGGAGCTGGCGATAACGGTGGTACTGGTACTGGTGGAGCGACTCCGGATGGTGGTGCGGAGAGTGAGCAGTCGAATGCGCGTGAGTTGCCATTGTTCGTGCTGTTCCTGCCAATTCTGGTGCCGCTGTTGCTTATTGGCTTCGGCGCGTTTGCTGGCTTGTTTGGCTTTGCTAACCCGGTCATTGAGTTCTTTGGTGATGCAAATATCGCACTGTTTATCGGTCTGTTGGGCGCATACATCTTGTCTCGCGCCACCGATGGAAATGAGACCACTGGTGATGCAATGCAGTCTGGTTTCAGCACTACTGGTGAGATTCTTTTGATTACCGGTATTGGTGGCTCCCTGGGTGCAGTCATTGGTGCCTCTGGTCTGGACCAGGTTCTGGAAGATCTGTTTACTGCAAATGAGAACATGCCTACCATCGCCATCATCCTTCTGGCATGGTTTGTGGCCGCAGTTCTTCACTTGGCCATTGGTTCGGAGCGTGTCAAGTATTTTGTGTGTGGGGCTTTCGGGGTTAGTGATTTATAG
- a CDS encoding HD domain-containing protein encodes MEPRLFRAINVAAWAHAGQMRKGTEIPYISHPFAVMHLVSQQPGVDEDTVIAALLHDVLEDVPERYSQEDMVRDFGSVVTSYVQMVSKDKSLPSWQERADDYLIRLRSAPFSALVIIACDKFHNLGSIMADYEKHGEALWDRFNSGKQSQHWWYQTVYETLEERLREMPTAELPILEEYRKLVDEFEKTLSGGASRQD; translated from the coding sequence ATGGAACCGAGACTCTTCCGTGCCATCAACGTTGCAGCCTGGGCACATGCTGGGCAGATGCGTAAAGGCACTGAAATCCCTTACATTTCGCACCCCTTTGCTGTCATGCATCTGGTCAGTCAGCAGCCCGGAGTAGATGAAGATACGGTCATTGCTGCGCTACTACATGACGTTTTAGAAGATGTTCCGGAACGCTATTCCCAAGAAGATATGGTTCGTGATTTTGGCTCTGTAGTAACGTCTTATGTCCAGATGGTTTCTAAGGATAAATCACTTCCATCCTGGCAAGAACGTGCAGATGACTATCTAATCCGTCTGCGTTCGGCTCCATTTTCTGCACTCGTGATTATTGCATGCGACAAGTTTCATAACTTGGGTTCCATCATGGCGGACTATGAAAAGCACGGCGAAGCATTATGGGATCGTTTCAATTCTGGAAAGCAATCACAGCACTGGTGGTACCAGACAGTGTACGAAACCCTGGAAGAACGCTTACGTGAGATGCCAACAGCGGAGCTTCCAATTCTGGAGGAGTACCGCAAACTTGTGGACGAATTTGAGAAAACCTTGTCGGGCGGAGCATCCAGGCAAGATTGA
- a CDS encoding winged helix DNA-binding domain-containing protein, with protein MVNKPLARARLVTQGVATPIDVGVDAGTPEHAQAIAARFGATQGQDFPGAISSLAYRMGTAGAVNAVDAVNAVREAFNTGLIVRGYPMRGTVFVTAAKDLAWITQLCGVQNLKSMERNRPNLGLDNSHVDQAAEIVHETAGARGATRAELFKAFEAAGIPMGPGNGYHLVRSMLHAGTVVYGPIAEESTRVENHVMLAKDWLPAGTDLEGTFNGDQHAAITELLRRYLDSHGPATLRDFAWWSKLPLGKIRKAFADIASNYVSWHAVTGAPGSTAPGEELWVREDALELIAEHEKDANKPSLLAAFDEIILGYQDRMYIVPEDHHAALVPGNNGVFRQAVYASGEVVGFWKRQGAASKRKLVIEEFKPLSTTRAKQVQTRFKAYPFASA; from the coding sequence ATGGTTAACAAACCGCTCGCCCGCGCCCGCCTTGTCACCCAAGGTGTTGCGACGCCCATTGATGTTGGTGTGGATGCCGGAACACCGGAGCATGCCCAGGCGATTGCTGCCCGTTTCGGTGCAACCCAGGGCCAGGACTTTCCCGGCGCGATTTCTTCTTTGGCCTACCGCATGGGCACCGCCGGAGCGGTTAACGCGGTCGACGCAGTTAACGCGGTGCGCGAAGCTTTTAATACCGGGCTTATCGTGCGTGGCTATCCCATGCGCGGCACAGTCTTTGTGACAGCTGCCAAAGACCTCGCCTGGATAACCCAGCTCTGCGGTGTGCAGAACCTCAAGTCCATGGAGCGAAACCGCCCCAACTTGGGCCTAGACAACTCGCACGTTGACCAAGCGGCAGAAATTGTTCACGAAACTGCCGGTGCGCGCGGCGCCACCCGCGCCGAGCTTTTTAAAGCCTTTGAAGCAGCCGGCATCCCCATGGGACCCGGCAACGGTTACCACCTCGTGCGCTCCATGCTGCACGCTGGCACCGTGGTCTACGGACCGATTGCCGAAGAATCCACCCGTGTTGAAAACCATGTGATGCTCGCGAAAGACTGGCTTCCCGCCGGCACCGACCTTGAAGGCACCTTCAACGGTGACCAGCACGCAGCAATTACCGAACTGCTCCGCCGCTACCTGGATAGCCACGGGCCCGCGACTCTGCGCGACTTCGCCTGGTGGTCCAAACTACCCTTGGGCAAAATCCGCAAAGCCTTTGCTGACATTGCATCTAACTACGTCTCCTGGCACGCTGTGACGGGCGCGCCGGGCAGTACTGCTCCTGGCGAAGAACTCTGGGTGCGCGAAGACGCCCTAGAACTTATTGCTGAACACGAAAAGGATGCAAACAAGCCGAGCCTTCTGGCAGCCTTTGATGAAATCATCCTGGGCTACCAAGACCGCATGTACATTGTCCCCGAAGACCACCATGCTGCACTAGTACCGGGTAACAACGGCGTATTCCGCCAAGCGGTGTACGCCTCTGGCGAAGTCGTGGGCTTTTGGAAGAGGCAAGGTGCTGCTTCCAAGCGCAAGCTGGTCATCGAAGAATTCAAGCCGCTGAGCACCACCCGCGCAAAGCAGGTGCAGACGCGGTTTAAGGCCTATCCGTTTGCCAGTGCTTAA
- a CDS encoding cupin domain-containing protein gives MTEQTQKQFPQVVGDVAEILSAPADASGSIWKLEPHTRGLDCNIIAIAPGEEISRHEGPDLDVVIVVLDGSGVLETETDFIDLVNGSMVWLPKLSVRRFVAGENGLRYFSVHTRKRGLQIGRPPARD, from the coding sequence ATGACTGAGCAGACGCAGAAGCAGTTCCCACAAGTAGTAGGCGACGTTGCCGAAATACTCTCCGCGCCTGCCGATGCCTCCGGCTCGATTTGGAAGCTGGAACCGCACACCCGCGGCTTGGACTGCAACATCATCGCCATCGCACCCGGGGAAGAAATCTCCCGCCACGAAGGCCCCGACCTAGATGTGGTGATTGTGGTCCTGGACGGATCCGGTGTGCTGGAGACCGAAACCGACTTCATTGACCTGGTAAACGGCTCCATGGTGTGGCTACCGAAGCTGTCCGTACGCCGCTTTGTTGCAGGGGAGAATGGCTTGCGGTACTTCAGCGTGCACACCCGCAAACGAGGCCTTCAGATTGGCCGGCCACCGGCCCGCGACTAG